From a single Lolium rigidum isolate FL_2022 chromosome 7, APGP_CSIRO_Lrig_0.1, whole genome shotgun sequence genomic region:
- the LOC124677518 gene encoding sugar transport protein MST1-like: MAGGGFAVGDAPPGDYGGGITFSVVVTCLMAASGGLIFGYDIGISGGVTAMESFLAEFFPGVLRRMATARRDQYCVYDSHVLTAFTSSLYLAGLVASLAASRVARAVGRQAVMLAGGAFFFAGAAVNAGAVNIAMLIVGRMLLGFGIGFTNQAAPVYLAETAPAKWRGAFTTGFQLFLGIGNLAANLTNYGAARIPRWGWRLSLGLAAVPATVILVGALLIPDTPSSLLMRGRAEQARAALRRIRGPKADVEAELEDVARAVEAARDHEHGAFRRILKKEYRPHLVMAVAVPLFQQLTGVIVIAFFSPVLFQTAGFGANGALMGAVVLGAVNLGSALVSVATVDRYGRRPLFLAGGLVMIMCQVAVAWIMGSQIGRDGESTMARKYSLAVLALTCVFSASFGWSWGPLTWVIPGEIFPVEVRSAGQSISVAVNLGATFVLTQTFLSMLCSLKYATFIYYAAWVAAMTAFVVAFLPETKGVPLEAMGAVWARHWYWGRFVQPPAKNAEALIN; encoded by the exons ATGGCTGGTGGGGGATTCGCCGTGGGCGACGCCCCGCCCGGCGACTACGGCGGCGGCATAACCTTCTCCGTCGTGGTTACCTGCCTCATGGCCGCCTCCGGTGGCCTCATCTTCGGCTACGACATCGGCATCTCAG GGGGAGTGACGGCGATGGAGTCGTTCCTGGCGGAGTTCTTCCCGGGCGTGCTCCGGCGGATGGCGACCGCGCGGCGGGACCAGTACTGCGTCTACGACAGCCACGTGCTCACGGCGTTCACGTCGTCGCTCTACCTGGCGGGGCTGGTCGCGTCGCTCGCGGCCAGCCGCGTAGCCAGGGCGGTCGGGAGGCAGGCCGTCAtgctcgccggcggcgccttcTTCTTTGCCGGCGCCGCCGTGAACGCCGGCGCGGTGAACATTGCCATGCTCATCGTCGGCCGCATGCTGCTCGGCTTCGGTATCGGCTTCACCAACCAG GCGGCGCCGGTATACCTGGCGGAGACGGCGCCGGCCAAGTGGAGGGGCGCCTTCACGACGGGATTCCAGCTCTTCCTCGGCATCGGCAACCTCGCGGCCAACCTGACAAACTACGGCGCCGCCCGCATCCCGCGGTGGGGTTGGCGGCTCTCCCTGGGCCTGGCGGCGGTTCCGGCGACGGTCATCCTCGTGGGCGCGCTGCTCATCCCGGACACGCCCAGCAGCCTGCTTATGCGCGGGCGGGCGGAGCAGGCGCGCGCCGCGCTCCGGCGCATCCGCGGGCCGAAGGCGGACGTGGAGGCCGAGCTGGAGGACGTGGCGCGCGCGGTGGAGGCGGCGCGCGACCACGAGCACGGCGCGTTCCGGAGGATTTTGAAGAAGGAGTACCGTCCGCACCTGGTGATGGCCGTGGCGGTGCCGCTGTTCCAGCAGCTCACTGGGGTGATCGTCATCGCCTTCTTCTCGCCCGTGCTGTTCCAGACGGCCGGGTTCGGCGCCAACGGCGCGCTGATGGGCGCCGTCGTGCTCGGCGCCGTCAACCTCGGCTCCGCGCTCGTGTCCGTCGCCACGGTGGACCGCTACGGTCGCCGGCCGCTGTTCCTGGCGGGTGGGCTCGTGATGATCATGTGCCAG GTTGCGGTGGCGTGGATCATGGGGTCGCAGATCGGGCGTGACGGCGAGTCGACGATGGCGAGGAAGTACTCGCTGGCGGTGCTGGCGCTGACGTGCGTGTTCTCGGCGTCGTTCGGGTGGTCTTGGGGCCCGCTGACGTGGGTGATCCCCGGCGAGATATTCCCGGTGGAGGTCCGGTCGGCGGGGCAGAGCATCAGCGTGGCCGTCAACCTGGGCGCCACCTTCGTGCTCACGCAGACGTTCCTCTCCATGCTCTGCAGCCTCAAGTACGCCACGTTCATCTACTACGCGGCATGGGTCGCTGCCATGACCGCCTTCGTGGTGGCGTTCCTGCCGGAGACGAAGGGGGTGCCGCTCGAGGCCATGGGCGCCGTCTGGGCGCGGCACTGGTACTGGGGACGCTTCGTGCAGCCGCCGGCCAAGAACGCCGAGGCGCTCATAAACTGA
- the LOC124675718 gene encoding uncharacterized protein LOC124675718, protein MERAVPVRNPHTSTADLLTWSPTAAGASAASSRPSLKPAGGITPAMFGAPVSEDDAEDLSNSERRLMSGSKMKEMTGSGIFAEKAENGDSESSNTANRTSVRMYQQTVAGMSQISFSADGSVSPKKPSSLPEVAKQRELSGTFESDAEAKTSKQLSESKNKELSGSNIFGPPPVTPVRPLAARNMELQGNVDFALPQPRSVHTSVKVSHPAGGPSNITFSEDPATKTSKKIHNQKFQELTGNNIFKEDTSPGSDKSLSSAKLKEMSGNDIFSDGKASSRDYLGGVRKPPGGESSIALI, encoded by the exons ATGGAGAGGGCGGTGCCGGTGCGGAACCCGCACACCTCCACGGCCGACCTGCTCACCTGGTCGcccacggccgccggcgcatccgCCGCATCCTCCCGCCCCAGCCTCAAG CCCGCCGGGGGGATCACGCCGGCGATGTTCGGCGCGCCGGTCAGCGAGGACGACGCCGAGGATCTGAGCAACAG TGAAAGGAGATTGATGTCTGGCTCGAAGATGAAAGAAATGACCGGGAGCGGGATATTTGCTGAAAAGGCTGAGAATGGTGATTCGGAGTCTTCAAATACCGCTAACAGAACTTCTGTGAGGATGTACCAG CAAACTGTAGCTGGAATGAGTCAGATCTCATTTAGTGCTGATGGAAGTGTTTCTCCAAAGAAGCCATCCTCACTGCCTGAAGTGGCTAAGCAGCGAGAGCTTAGTGGTACATTTGAGAGTGATGCTGAAGCTAAAACCAGTAAGCAGCTTTCTGAATCCAAGAACAAGGAGCTCAGCGGGAGCAATATCTTTGGTCCACCTCCTGTGACCCCGGTGAGGCCATTGGCTGCTCGTAATATGGAGCTACAAGGGAATGTGGATTTTGCACTTCCACAGCCAAGAAGCGTCCACACATCAGTGAAAGTATCCCAC CCTGCTGGAGGTCCAAGCAACATCACGTTCAGTGAGGATCCTGCAACTAAAACGTCAAAGAAAATTCACAACCAGAAGTTCCAAGAGCTGACAGGCAATAACATCTTCAAGGAGGATACTTCCCCTGGCTCTGACAAGTCTCTGAGCTCTGCGAAGCTTAAGGAGATGAGTGGCAACGACATCTTCTCTGATGGAAAGGCGTCTTCGCGAGACTACCTTGGTGGTGTCCGGAAGCCGCCCGGTGGCGAGAGCAGCATTGCACTGATCTAA
- the LOC124670175 gene encoding uncharacterized protein LOC124670175, with the protein MRTGMATLWRQPSLEFDVKVVRVAGIEARLEGSLFVRYYVPAGDGRRRIRVDTREVPCGGPGDDVCWGELVRFQLAGNGQGAAVATPSKVAFELRWRPRMSASGLAALLGTGRPSSRVLARAELAVATKSASTESWLRLLPVGRELGGGCKAPKLQVEVKLVNGAVSAARNMAVMARKSGSGVNQCCRGGESCRSCGWVGTEEDMFLAATFPH; encoded by the coding sequence ATGAGAACAGGCATGGCGACCTTGTGGAGGCAGCCGAGCCTGGAGTTCGACGTCAAGGTCGTGAGGGTGGCTGGCATCGAGGCGCGGCTCGAAGGCAGCCTCTTCGTTAGGTACTACGTCCCGGCCGGCGACGGAAGGCGACGGATCCGCGTGGACACGCGGGAAGTCCCGTGTGGTGGCCCCGGAGACGATGTTTGTTGGGGCGAGCTGGTGCGCTTTCAGCTGGCGGGGAACGGCCAAGGCGCCGCCGTGGCCACGCCGAGCAAGGTCGCGTTCGAGCTCCGGTGGAGGCCGCGTATGTCGGCGTCCGGGCTGGCGGCGTTGCTGGGGACGGGGAGGCCGTCGTCGCGGGTGCTGGCGCGGGCTGAACTCGCCGTGGCGACGAAGTCAGCGTCCACGGAGAGCTGGCTCAGGCTCTTGCCTGTGGGACGGGAGCTGGGCGGCGGGTGCAAGGCGCCCAAGCTGCAGGTCGAGGTCAAGCTCGTCAACGGCGCTGTCTCTGCTGCCCGTAATATGGCTGTGATGGCGAGGAAGTCCGGCAGCGGCGTGAACCAGTGCTGCCGTGGCGGCGAGAGCTGCCGTAGCTGCGGGTGGGTTGGGACAGAGGAAGACATGTTCCTCGCGGCGACGTTTCCTCACTAG